The Sander lucioperca isolate FBNREF2018 chromosome 15, SLUC_FBN_1.2, whole genome shotgun sequence genome window below encodes:
- the LOC118493263 gene encoding uncharacterized protein C6orf118-like isoform X2, which produces MSSSCKPKPGCFRSDIQRLLLAAEAGQKADILTYSSGHLGPRCLNQSQPHRDTKQSFWRMSQSLEETPNPLTPQLTRTKASLYVKKKEMKECPPEFSTGTALVESEVLRSRQDQATHCSSHADKREDGKQHFDQEGLNNDSQLKTKQRFGRKVIAKQDLWAGIHVAEIHERKLQKELSRLSVHSWPSRDCLAVFSDVFDDVCEGSPVYGRILREIKTDYDLYVNHLMASQSSLHDTSLDTSLKDLGNGKVRQMELEDAEKEVCRLEQEARRALEENKRVQNESQNVPAIIGPEDSNMKNTYLSGLQDSCTNNLQSKRLQVLNTWREIQQLEEEIKEKLVSSVTTTATEGRIKDLKKEIMRLIASNDCLKTTNRDLENDINMVLDREKASKALRRMLWDEMHCDLQTESK; this is translated from the exons ATGTCCAGCAGCTGTAAGCCAAAGCCCGGGTGCTTTAGGAGCGACATCCAAAgactgctgctggctgctgaaGCTGGTCAGAAGGCTGATATCCTGACCTACTCTTCAGGTCATCTGGGACCACGCTGCCTGAACCAGAGTCAGCCTCACAGGGACACAAAGCAGTCTTTCTGGAGGATGTCTCAGAGCCTAGAAGAAACCCCAAACCCTCTGACACCCCAGCTGACACGGACAAAGGCTTCGCTCTATgtaaagaagaaagaaatgaaagagtGTCCCCCTGAGTTCTCCACTGGCACCGCTTTAGTAGAGTCTGAAGTCTTAAGGTCAAGACAAGATCAGGCTACTCATTGCTCATCACATGCAGACAAAAGAGAAGAT GGGAAACAGCATTTTGACCAGGAAGGCCTGAATAATGACAGCCAGCTAAAGACGAAACAACGATTTGGCAGGAAAGTCATAGCCAAGCAGGACCTCTGGGCTGGAATACATGTTGCTGAAATTCATGAGAGGAAACTACAAAAA GAGCTGAGTAGGTTGTCAGTGCACAGCTGGCCCAGCCGAGACTGCCTTGCGGTGTTCAGTGACGTCTTTGATGATGTATGTGAAGGCTCGCCAGTATATGGACGCATCCTGAGGGAAATTAAG ACAGATTATGATTTGTATGTCAACCACTTGATGGCTTCCCAGTCATCACTACATGACACG TCGCTGGATACTTCACTCAAAGATCTTGGCAATGGCAAAGTAAGGCAAATGGAGTTGGAAGACGCTGAAAAAGAGGTTTGCAGGCTGGAGCAGGAGGCCAGAAGAGCTCTAGAGGAGAATAAACG AGTCCAAAATGAATCGCAAAATGTTCCAGCTATCATAGGCCCAGAGGACAGTAATATGAAGA ATACATATCTGTCAGGGCTGCAGGACAGCTGCACCAACAATCTCCAATCCAAGAGGCTTCAGGTGTTGAACACGTGGAGGGAGATCcaacagctggaggaggagattAAAGAGAAGCTGGTGTCCTCTGTCACAACCACTGCTACTGAAGGACGCATCAAAGACCTAAAG AAAGAGATAATGAGACTGATAGCCTCAAATGACTGTCTGAAGACCACAAACAGG GATCTGGAAAACGACATCAACATGGTGCTggacagagagaaagcaagCAAGGCATTAAGACG GATGTTATGGGACGAAATGCATTGTGATCTACAAACAGAGAGTAAATAG
- the LOC118493263 gene encoding uncharacterized protein C6orf118-like isoform X1 has translation MSSSCKPKPGCFRSDIQRLLLAAEAGQKADILTYSSGHLGPRCLNQSQPHRDTKQSFWRMSQSLEETPNPLTPQLTRTKASLYVKKKEMKECPPEFSTGTALVESEVLRSRQDQATHCSSHADKREDVSLPKIVYCSSNSLPVQPRAFSQKKSNFLSDPEGKQHFDQEGLNNDSQLKTKQRFGRKVIAKQDLWAGIHVAEIHERKLQKELSRLSVHSWPSRDCLAVFSDVFDDVCEGSPVYGRILREIKTDYDLYVNHLMASQSSLHDTSLDTSLKDLGNGKVRQMELEDAEKEVCRLEQEARRALEENKRVQNESQNVPAIIGPEDSNMKNTYLSGLQDSCTNNLQSKRLQVLNTWREIQQLEEEIKEKLVSSVTTTATEGRIKDLKKEIMRLIASNDCLKTTNRDLENDINMVLDREKASKALRRMLWDEMHCDLQTESK, from the exons ATGTCCAGCAGCTGTAAGCCAAAGCCCGGGTGCTTTAGGAGCGACATCCAAAgactgctgctggctgctgaaGCTGGTCAGAAGGCTGATATCCTGACCTACTCTTCAGGTCATCTGGGACCACGCTGCCTGAACCAGAGTCAGCCTCACAGGGACACAAAGCAGTCTTTCTGGAGGATGTCTCAGAGCCTAGAAGAAACCCCAAACCCTCTGACACCCCAGCTGACACGGACAAAGGCTTCGCTCTATgtaaagaagaaagaaatgaaagagtGTCCCCCTGAGTTCTCCACTGGCACCGCTTTAGTAGAGTCTGAAGTCTTAAGGTCAAGACAAGATCAGGCTACTCATTGCTCATCACATGCAGACAAAAGAGAAGATGTGAGTCTGCCTAAGATAGTTTACTGTTCCTCAAACTCTCTGCCAGTCCAGCCTAGAGCCTTCTCCCAGAAAAAGTCTAACTTTTTATCTGATCCTGAGGGGAAACAGCATTTTGACCAGGAAGGCCTGAATAATGACAGCCAGCTAAAGACGAAACAACGATTTGGCAGGAAAGTCATAGCCAAGCAGGACCTCTGGGCTGGAATACATGTTGCTGAAATTCATGAGAGGAAACTACAAAAA GAGCTGAGTAGGTTGTCAGTGCACAGCTGGCCCAGCCGAGACTGCCTTGCGGTGTTCAGTGACGTCTTTGATGATGTATGTGAAGGCTCGCCAGTATATGGACGCATCCTGAGGGAAATTAAG ACAGATTATGATTTGTATGTCAACCACTTGATGGCTTCCCAGTCATCACTACATGACACG TCGCTGGATACTTCACTCAAAGATCTTGGCAATGGCAAAGTAAGGCAAATGGAGTTGGAAGACGCTGAAAAAGAGGTTTGCAGGCTGGAGCAGGAGGCCAGAAGAGCTCTAGAGGAGAATAAACG AGTCCAAAATGAATCGCAAAATGTTCCAGCTATCATAGGCCCAGAGGACAGTAATATGAAGA ATACATATCTGTCAGGGCTGCAGGACAGCTGCACCAACAATCTCCAATCCAAGAGGCTTCAGGTGTTGAACACGTGGAGGGAGATCcaacagctggaggaggagattAAAGAGAAGCTGGTGTCCTCTGTCACAACCACTGCTACTGAAGGACGCATCAAAGACCTAAAG AAAGAGATAATGAGACTGATAGCCTCAAATGACTGTCTGAAGACCACAAACAGG GATCTGGAAAACGACATCAACATGGTGCTggacagagagaaagcaagCAAGGCATTAAGACG GATGTTATGGGACGAAATGCATTGTGATCTACAAACAGAGAGTAAATAG
- the pla2g12b gene encoding group XIIB secretory phospholipase A2-like protein isoform X2, translating into MLLRTAVLLLLGVCTGMCATLGHYQTQAKEEEEVPAVHSAAVTDSVLAATSVDAAEEAGAPADTQVDDVPAVEEPTANSIFGDNLLAKILAVDNPAADKPAVDVPVAEVATAEEPETDSDRPAGDASVVEALTGEAVTQEQPSSEAEENDIRPVKTNQSLNEPLAHKDDNSWSINSIRNSFQSVHGYFDSLVELVGGHNGVCQYRCRYGEPPQPRPGYQLPEPNGCSSSLVGFQLDLGIPAMTECCNQLDMCYDTCGTTKYDCDSEFRLCLHGICSDLKKSLGFVSKVQACDSMADALHSTVGTLGCRPYMNSQRAACVCEGEERDEL; encoded by the exons ATGCTGCTTCGGACTGCGGTTCTGCTGCTCCTCGGCGTGTGCACGGGCATGTGTGCCACTTTAGGCCATTACCAGACTCAAgcaaaggaagaggaggaagtcCCTGCTGTGCACTCAGCTGCTGTTACTGACAGTGTTTTAGCAGCTACCTCTGTAGATGCAGCTGAAGAAGCTGGAGCTCCTGCAGATACCCAAGTAGATGATGTGCCTGCAGTTGAGGAACCTACAGCTAATTCCATTTTTGGTGACAATCTATTGGCTAAAATACTTGCAGTGGATAATCCAGCTGCTGACAAACCAGCAGTGGATGTCCCAGTAGCAGAAGTTGCAACAGCCGAAGagccagagacagacagtgataGGCCTGCTGGAGACGCCTCTGTTGTGGAAGCTCTTACTGGTGAAGCTGTCACCCAGGAGCAACCTTCTTCTGAGGCGGAGGAGAATGACATTAGACCAGTCAAAACAAACCAGTCCCTGAACGAGCCCTTGGCTCATAAAGACGACAACAGCTGGAGCATCAACTCAATTAGAAATAGTTTCCAGAGTGTGCACGGATACTTTGACTCCCTGGTGGAGCTGGTGGGGGGACACAATGGTGTGTGTCAGTACCGCTGCAGATATG GTGAACCTCCTCAACCTCGTCCCGGCTACCAGCTCCCAGAGCCCAAcggctgcagctcctctctggtGGGATTCCAG CTTGACCTGGGGATCCCTGCTATGACTGAGTGCTGTAACCAGCTTGATATGTGCTATGACACTTGTGGCACAACCAAGTACGACTGTGACTCAGAGTTTCGCTTGTGTCTGCATGGCATTTGCTCTGACCTTAAGAAGAGTCTGGGCTTTGTGTCGAAAGTACAAG CCTGTGATTCGATGGCGGACGCTCTCCAC
- the pla2g12b gene encoding group XIIB secretory phospholipase A2-like protein isoform X1 codes for MLLRTAVLLLLGVCTGMCATLGHYQTQAKEEEEVPAVHSAAVTDSVLAATSVDAAEEAGAPADTQVDDVPAVEEPTANSIFGDNLLAKILAVDNPAADKPAVDVPVAEVATAEEPETDSDRPAGDASVVEALTGEAVTQEQPSSEAEENDIRPVKTNQSLNEPLAHKDDNSWSINSIRNSFQSVHGYFDSLVELVGGHNGVCQYRCRYGEPPQPRPGYQLPEPNGCSSSLVGFQVNAALDLGIPAMTECCNQLDMCYDTCGTTKYDCDSEFRLCLHGICSDLKKSLGFVSKVQACDSMADALHSTVGTLGCRPYMNSQRAACVCEGEERDEL; via the exons ATGCTGCTTCGGACTGCGGTTCTGCTGCTCCTCGGCGTGTGCACGGGCATGTGTGCCACTTTAGGCCATTACCAGACTCAAgcaaaggaagaggaggaagtcCCTGCTGTGCACTCAGCTGCTGTTACTGACAGTGTTTTAGCAGCTACCTCTGTAGATGCAGCTGAAGAAGCTGGAGCTCCTGCAGATACCCAAGTAGATGATGTGCCTGCAGTTGAGGAACCTACAGCTAATTCCATTTTTGGTGACAATCTATTGGCTAAAATACTTGCAGTGGATAATCCAGCTGCTGACAAACCAGCAGTGGATGTCCCAGTAGCAGAAGTTGCAACAGCCGAAGagccagagacagacagtgataGGCCTGCTGGAGACGCCTCTGTTGTGGAAGCTCTTACTGGTGAAGCTGTCACCCAGGAGCAACCTTCTTCTGAGGCGGAGGAGAATGACATTAGACCAGTCAAAACAAACCAGTCCCTGAACGAGCCCTTGGCTCATAAAGACGACAACAGCTGGAGCATCAACTCAATTAGAAATAGTTTCCAGAGTGTGCACGGATACTTTGACTCCCTGGTGGAGCTGGTGGGGGGACACAATGGTGTGTGTCAGTACCGCTGCAGATATG GTGAACCTCCTCAACCTCGTCCCGGCTACCAGCTCCCAGAGCCCAAcggctgcagctcctctctggtGGGATTCCAGGTGAATGCCGCT CTTGACCTGGGGATCCCTGCTATGACTGAGTGCTGTAACCAGCTTGATATGTGCTATGACACTTGTGGCACAACCAAGTACGACTGTGACTCAGAGTTTCGCTTGTGTCTGCATGGCATTTGCTCTGACCTTAAGAAGAGTCTGGGCTTTGTGTCGAAAGTACAAG CCTGTGATTCGATGGCGGACGCTCTCCAC